gcagtggcacgatctcggctcactgcaagctccgtctcccaggttcacaccattctcctgcctcagcctcccgagtagctgggactacaggtgcccaccaccacgccagctaattttttttgtatttttagtagagatggggtttcaccatgttagccaggatggtcttgatctcctgacctcgtgatccgcccacctcggcctcccaaagtgctgagattacaggtgtgagccaccacacccggctgcatttatttacttatgtatagtttacaaatattcttCTTTCTCATCTCATTTATAATTAACTAATAACCTTGGAATTATTAAGAGATTGTTGTTTTTAACCTATTTAGCTGTGAGAAAAGCTCACAGAGGTTGTTCTTGCTACTTAAAGGTTGTTCCCTTATttacccagctacttgggacaatCCAGAACTTGATCTCAAGTATTGGGGCTGCCAGCCTCACCTTCTTGCCTGTGCTACAGGCAGTTACCCAAGGTTCAGAATTCCTGAATGAGTCCTGAATCAGAGACAAGTAGACACCTCATGCATGCACCATTGCCCTTCCTTTTCAGGTTTGGAGTGTGGTTTCTTTTAGATTATTAAGGTCTTTCTTCCTTTGACATGACAATTGTGTTTCTGTCCTGAAAACCTGGTGTGCTGCTGTCATCCTGGGGCAGCACTGAATGCAAAGTTCCCCAGAGGGCAAACGCTGTATGAGGTCCCATCAAAACACTAGGAAGGATGCAAACTAatgcagtcaaatcttaaaagcATTGTGTTTGGTATATTGCTATAAAGGATTGAAACAACATTAAACTTAGTGCTAGTTACTTATATCTGAAGGTTAGAACATTGGGTCCAAATTTCAATCAGAAGTTTCCACAAGTGAAGTATTCAGCCACTCACTTTTTATGGTTCTGTTATGACACAAACTACTtgagttttgaaaaacaaaatattttagccACCATTTTATTGACAGCTTCATTAAATTGTCAACAAttacatgaaaaattatttagcaaaagcaaacaaatgcgATCCCTTGTTAAGATAACTacaagaatttaatttttttaaatgaaaacaagtttattaagaaagtaaagcaaTAAAGAGTGACTATTCCATAGGCaaagcagcagcctgagctgctggttggccatttttatggttatttcttgattatatggtaaacaaggggtggactattcatgagttttctaggaaaggggtgggcaatttcCTAGAACCGAGGGTTCctctcctttttagaccatacagggtaacttcctgatgttgccatgacacttgtaaactgtcatggggcTGGTaagagtgtcttttagcatgctaacatattataattagtgtataatgaccAGTGAGAACggcagaggtcactctcgtctcCATCTTggctttggtgggttttagctggcttctttactgtaacctgttttatcagcaaggtctttatgacctgtatcttgtgccaatctcctatctcatcctgtgacttcgAATGCCTAACctactgggaatgcagcccagcccAGTAAACCTCAGCCCCGTTTTGCCCAGCCCCTATTcgagatggagttgctctggttaaAACGTCTCTGCCGTATTTCTCCCCTCCATATTTTTAAGGAGGTAAATTTGAGTAGCAAGGTAGTAAGGAACTTCTTGTAAAAATGGCAATATGTATCAGTGATTCTCCCATCAGGGGCAAGACCATAGTTTGGTAAGGCACATTCTTTACTAGGTGAGAGCCAAGGGGAGCGACAGCAATCACCACATGAAATTAGGCATAATTCATAGTTTATCTGTATAGCAGATtgaaaacccagaaaaaaattgagaaataaatattgatgTAAATCATCAGATTTTTCAGCAAATATAGTCCTTGTTTcccccaaaataaaacaaacattttatatttttaaatattttattttcctgttcttTGTGAAAACATCAATAAATATCGAAACCTCTCTGCTCTAACACAGAGGGAAACACTGCATAATTAACATTAAACAAGGCAGTATGCCTTACAAGAAAGACATAAAATGTCCAAGGGATATTTAGAACATTTTAGTTCTTAAAGCTTCAACATGAGAAATGTTGACCACACACTGTGAAATCATTTCAATAAATAACAACTGACATTCATCTTTACAGTTGcaaaacagacacacatacattCCCCTGCCGTCACATTGATCTCACTGGCCATTTTCTTGGATTCCCCAGCCTCTATCACAGTGGCTGACATGTGATATGTCATCACGAAGAAATATTAACAAATGACTAGAGAATATCTGCAAACCTTCTATCTTCAAATTAAATATGAATCAGGATTGAACTAACTTGGGTTTGacctaaaataaacaataaatataatggGAGAGTGTGCAAGTAGATTCAATCATAACCttattttacacataaaatattaacatagaatcttctaaaacaaacaaataaataaataaataaatagaagacttCTCCTAAGTGATGCTCAAACACATTAGGCGCAATCCAGGTAGCCTCTGCAGCTgtgtctctctttcctcttctgttcCTGTAAGGGCAGGGCCTCCTTCAGGAACAGCCACCAATaagcttcttccttccttctggtcAGTTGGATTTGCCACTGTAATGAGAAAATGGGTGCCCTgagtaggtgctcaggaaagCTGACTGCACAACAGTCTTCTCCTGTCCTGTTTCCCCAGGCTCTAGAGTTTTCTGAATGCAGTTTCCCCAGCCTGGCATCCAAGTGGATACTGCCTGTGACAGCTGTGCTGTGTGGCAAGGACCTCTAGGCTTGGGATGCTCTTTTAGGAATGGGGGTGACGTGGGGTGGAGGGGTGGCAGTCTACACTGTTTTACTGGCTAAAACAGCCAGAGCCTATTGCTCTTTGTCATACTGGGCCTCACTTAAGCCTCAAAGCAACCTCATGATGTAGCTACCATTATTTTCCCTGTTTTGCTGAGTCTCAGATAAACTAAATAATATTGTTTCTGAGTGACATGGCTAATAGGTGGTGGCAACCAGACATATACCCAGTGCAATATTATTGTGAAATCTCTGCACTTCAACCCTAAACTTTTACAAAAAACCAGGGGGTCTGCTTTTCAGGTCTGAAAGTCAGTGGGAACTAGGGGAAATGAAGCTTGTGTATTTTAACAGGTGGAAAACACTTCAGCACAGCTGGCAAACTCCAGTGAGACCTTACATGAAAGCAGTTTTACCTACATTCACTGGCAGGAGGGAAGAACCTGGGTGGTGACCCTGGGCACTGGGAATATCCTCTGGCACCAGGGCAGATTAATAACCTTAATGGCAACtttgtgaaaataataattttttcagtCCTGCAGCTAACCCTGGGTTTTCCTGATTTACTTTTTAGGGGGCAGACGCCAGTATTTCTGACCAACAGCTCCAGTCGCCTGTGTACATGGAAATTATAACTTACTTTTTCAGCATCTTTTCGATGATTTTCTTAACCATGGGCGATGCGGGGTTGAGACAGGCTTTCTGCCCATTCTTGAGTGTGGCTCTGCAGAGAGAAGGGAATCTCGTGAGACAGGAGGTCGGGCTGAGGACAGGGTTTGGGGCAGCGGGAGAGTCGGGGACCCCAGCGGTGGCAGCGGCAGCGATGGGCGAGACTTACATGACTTCGGTTTGGGCGCAGTGGGGTCCGGGGGACTTCACCTTCACACTTTGGATGTTCTTGAGGTGAATTCCCTGCAGGGTCTGCAAGCACTGGCAGCGCAGTTCAGTGGCCAGGGGCGCTCCTAGGGAAGAAGAGACTCGCTGATTGAGCGGGGCTGTCGGCGCGGGGCGCCCACCCCAGCCGCGTCCGGCCCGTGGACCCCAGGGCGCCGGGACCCACCTGCTGCGCGCCGGCCGGCGGCCACCAGAAGCAGGAGCAGCAGCGCCACCCGCAGGAGCCGGGGATTGCTGGGGGCTGCGGAGAGCGTGGCGTGGGCCATGGGGCTCAGCAGGCGGTTCGAGCGGCTGTGCGAGGAGGAGAGCTGGCAAGGAGCTGCCTGTGGCCCGGGCTCTGTGGCTCTCCGAGAACGGCGAACCCCTTTTATGCATGGCTGGGGCTGGAAAGCCCGGAGTCCCGGGCCAGGGAAATTCCCGGAGCTCCAGATCGATCCCGAGTCCGGAAGGAAAGCGACGGCCCCGCCTCTGGGGTGGAGGGGGTCGGGGCACTCACGAGTGACGGCCGGGTCTGACTGTCTTGCGTAACTCCCGCCAACTGTGGGATGTTCTCTTTCTGCCCCGAATCCCTGGAGGGGGAGCGAGAGCCCGCCGCTCTCAGAGATACCGAGATAACCGCCTGCAAGGAGGCGCTTCGTGAACCCAGTGCAGTGCGTCGTGGGTCGGATCCCTTAGACCCACGTAGGGACCGCGCTACATCCTTACCGGGGGGAGTTACTTCTCTGGAAGACATTTCAGTTGTTGGGATTGAAAGTTAGGGCAAGAACTGCAGCATGTCTTATCTATCCTTTCTCTTTAGTTTGGGTTCTGCAAATTTCATTAATCTTTGAAATAAACGCACGCTTTAACAGTACATCTGTCATCTCAGATGACGCATAAGAGCTTTTGTCTCCTTCCTGGTGTTTTATGATCTTAAAAGCAAAtatcacgtgtgtgtgtgtgtgtttcaacgTAGTGGAGCCAGGTGTTGGGTGCGGGAACAGACCATTGCCAAGGGTCAATTCAGTGTTTATTTTAGTTAACAGTGTTGCAATCCCCCATCCTTTCTCTCTTTGAAATCTTGGAACATCTCGACCTCCAGTAATTCCAGTAGCATCAATTTTTTGTTGTATGGAAGGCTGTGTTTTGATCCATGGAAGTCACTGGGAGCTGCGAGGGGCCTGTTGGGCTCAGGAGGTCTGCCTTTTCTAGTACTGTCCCTGGGCAGAAAAGGCCATAGACCCCACCAGAAAAGGAGCAGGGAATGAGACTCCGCTTGTTTACTCCTCTAAGCACAAGCAGACGTGTCTGATATATACACACTAGATTGCTAACATAATTGCATTTCCATGCCATATGTATTTACCAGCATCCTGGGATTGGTTCCCTCTAGAGAAACAGCTATCGAGGAAATTTTAGTTCTAGAGGAATGTCAATAAAGCATTTCCAAGCCTGTTTAGCTGATGCCTTCTCACTGGATTACTGACTTTTCATCATCAATTTCAATGACCCcctctctttaaaaattaagctgTAGACCTACAATACTCTGTCTTAATTCTTCCTGGTGGATGCAGACTTCAGGGATATGGAGATATTCTGCCACTGCTATGAGAAGGGCTGGGAGTGGCACGAGGATGAAGAAGTGGGACTACCTTAGGAATAGAGTGTTCCCTGGATGCTGCAGCTGTAGAGATCACTTGATAAGGATGTCAGGGCTGAAGTCTCAGCCATACCACTAACTTGCTTCATGACCCTTGGTAATTTATGCTTTATTTGCTCATGTTTCTCCCCTGTAGAAGAGCTTATAATAGTGCCTGCCTCACGGGGTTGTTAGAAGTATTGATTGTTAATATGTGTAAACCATCAGTGCATGTAAAGTgttatgtaaatatttgttaaataacaaaatagaattggTGTTTCACAACCTTACTGATATAGGCTGGATGTTTGTGTCTCTTTCAAATTCAGATGTTGAAGCCCTGACTCCCTTATGTGCTAACATTAGAAGACAGGGCCAtgggaagtaattaggtttaGGTGAGGTTATGAAGGTATGGCCCCCATGATGGGATAAGTGCCATTACAGCAAGAGATCAGTGAGCTTTCAATCTCTGGCTCTCTCTCCCTTTGTGcattgtgaggacacagcaagaaggccaccatctgcaaactgagaagagggccctcaccaagcATGAAATCTGCCAGGATCTTAATCttggactccccagcctccagaactgtgaaataatTGTTGTTTAAGCCCCCTAGCCtatggcattctgttatagcagctcaaactgactaagacacttAACAGAAGCACTCTGATAAAGCcttatgaacacacacacacacacagaaagaaatattttcaaagaaacattttctaatttatcttcAAAATTTTTCAGCATCAGAAATTTTAAAGGAGGGTGCATTTCTATCCTTACGGGATCTTACAATAATTTTTTGATCCATTATTTGTTTGAAATTTTAGTTTGAATCACTTTccatataaaatgagaataagagtAAAATTCTACCCTATCCATTTATTAGAAAAGATTTATTAAATGACTCTGCCTTGGGCATTAACAGCTAGCTGCCCAAACTTCTTTATTTTGTGCTAAAGAACTAAAGAACAACAGAAAACATCAGCTTATAATGATTGCCAGACTCATCCCAAAGTATTGATGTGAGTAAATAGAAAGAGTAAAATTTCTATTATCTACAGTAACAGCCCCTCAAAAAGATGAGAAATTTCAAGAATCAGCCCATCATTTGTAAAATTATGTACGTTATTCCTAGAATTtgtttactaaaaattatttgctttagGAAGGGAAGtagaattcctttttcttttcttaatataCCACTTTCCATGATTTAACTTATGACAGCCCCAGACCAAGCTTCTGAAGTTTTTAAGGGCACCAGTGTTATGAAACTTACTTTAATAAATTCCTTCTTGTCTTGATATGAGTTGAGTGCCACTGTTACAGGCACAAGTTGTAAACCCATGCAATTACTAACTCAAAGATGCTATCTCTAAAATGGAAGCACAGTTTCCTAAATTCCATTCTCccctttaatttttattgtatttttcagattTGACTAGTACAATCTAATATACCTGCAAAATGTGGGCTTACTGCTCCATGCCGACCACTGACATTCTTGCTACTTGGGCAGCAAAATGAGTGGTGTGGCTCTGCTTTACCGTGAATTGCCTTGAAGACTTTGCTGATATAACCTCCAACATAAAGCTTGCTCCTCTAGAGGAACAGActagaaagataaataaagaaGTACAACTGATTTTAGAGACAGATCTGATGGAGGTTAAGATATGGGGCTCTGGAATTACAGAATAGAAGACAGATAACATGGTTCATGATAAGACTTGTTAGTCCTCACACTGTTTATGCTTAGTGACTCCTTTGCTTTCAGGTTTTGCTGCCACGCATACAAAGTGGACAGTGGTACAACTCCGTTGTTGTGTCTGACTGCATGAAGAAATACATAATTGACTTAGTTACATACTATGTgtatttcttgttattttttcacTAAAGAATTAAGGCAGTCTCTCAATGACCAGAGCCTAGGAATACTTCATAGTATTATAAACATCGCAATTGACATGTTCTGTGGGGCTTTTGTGATTTTTTGAAAACTGTGGTTTATATTCATTGTGCTAAATTTTTCCTTACTGGCTCTGGCACCCCAGCTTTGGGTTGTGGTCCTGCGGAAGAAACATTCTTCCTTGTCTGTGCTTCTTTAGTGGATTGCTTGTTAGCTCAGGGATTGTGGCCACCACTCATCGAAACACGTGCTCTGGAGATAAAGCgccaaaggaaaagaagggaagtaatatttatttattagattcCAATTCTTGATTAGATGCAGTGCCTGAGTTTTTCAGTGTACtgtcattttaataatttcaagaaTGCTGGGAGGCTGGTATCATGAGTCttattttataggtaagaaaactGGAGTACAAGGTCTTAGAAGTGGAATTAAATTCAAACCCAAGACTGTCTGACTCAGAAGCTCATAGCCAGTCTTTCTCTAGGCAAGAAAGGAAGTGACTGGGGAAGAAGAGTACATGTAAAAGAATCTTAATTAAGTCTATGgaggatattttattatttttcaacccTACCAGAAAACaatgcatttattaaaatatttaatacagtTTTGATTAGGAACCAAACAGACATGTAGAAGTGATGACAACTAGTAGCCTCCAGAGTCCCAGCAGCCCAGAGAATCTCCTGCTTATTGTGCCATCAGCCCCCAAATTCACTCCATGAAGTTCCCAGCAACTCCCAACACCATATCAGAATCTGATATTATGATTGAAGGCAGGCTGGgagtggtgtctcacacctgtaattccagcactctgggaagccaagacagtaggatcacttgaggccaggagttcaaaactagcctgagcaagatagtgagaccctgtctttacagaaaaaaaaaaaaaaaaaaaaaaattgaaggcagATGGTAGCGTAGGTAGAGGATCTAGCTAAGCATCTTACCTCTAGCAGCTCTCAAAGTATCTTAGAAGGCACTAATAAGAAGGTAGATACCACTATAAACTGTTAAACTTGGTCTGTCATCAAGAGACTAGAGCAATATTTCAATATGTATAAACTACAAGTCATGATCCACTAGAGGGTCGTAAAGTCAGTTTTGTGGGTTGTAaccagtatttaaaaatataaaggggcagtggctcacgcctgtaatcccagcactttgggaggccgaggcgggcagatcacgaggccaagagattgagaccatcctagccaacatggtaaaaccctgtctctactaaaagtacaaaaaaaaattagccgggcatagtggcaggcgcctgtagtcccagctacttgggaggctgaggcaggagaatagcttgaacccgggaggaagaggttgcagtgagctgagattgcacctctgcacctctgcactccagcctggcaacagagcgagactccacctcaaaaaaaaataattgtatgtatatatatgcatacaattgtatgtatacatatatgtatatatatatacacacatatatatacatatatgtatatatgtatatatacatatatgtatatatatgcatatatatgtatatatatacacacacatatatatgaataaaataggTTAGAATTTAAAGATGCATATGCCATAATGCATCACATATTGTTAGTTTAACTGTTATTTTATGACACTTTTGTGTCTTATACAGATAGGTAACTGTGGAAAACTAAACACTTGATGCACAAGATGCAAAAACAGAACTTCCAGGAGTGAAAGTATCCCTTCAGAGATGTTATTATATTGATCAAGGCTGTGACTATATAATAAGTTCCAAGTTTGTAGACATTATCTCCTGAGAATTTccaatcaggaaaaaaaagttgaagcGTATTCCATTTTAATGTCATCACTCCCTAAAAGTTTGCACAACAGGGAGTTCCAGTAAACTGCTGAGCTTTTCCCAGCAGGAATGCCAGGTTCGGATGTTCCTGCTGATAAGGGTGGCCACTTGGCAGTGTTCTCAGCAGAGTTAAAAGATTAACATAGTACCAGTACTGGTTCGCTTAGCAGAATTTGTTTCAGTCCCTTGGTCATTTGCGCCACACCGACGAATTATTATATCCAGCTATGAATGGTGCTTGTGGCAGGTacaaaagggaaataaagaaaatattaaacctTAACACTTT
This genomic interval from Gorilla gorilla gorilla isolate KB3781 chromosome 3, NHGRI_mGorGor1-v2.1_pri, whole genome shotgun sequence contains the following:
- the LOC101134092 gene encoding C-X-C motif chemokine 2; translation: MAHATLSAAPSNPRLLRVALLLLLLVAAGRRAAGAPLATELRCQCLQTLQGIHLKNIQSVKVKSPGPHCAQTEVIATLKNGQKACLNPASPMVKKIIEKMLKNGKSN